From a region of the Bradyrhizobium guangdongense genome:
- a CDS encoding DUF2274 domain-containing protein, translated as MLTRNRSATPTEPPKLIPPMIERFVATDRALRCPQRSDTHSVPRAAERSG; from the coding sequence ATTCTGACACGGAACCGCAGCGCGACGCCAACAGAGCCCCCTAAATTGATTCCTCCCATGATCGAGCGCTTTGTGGCGACCGACCGCGCCTTGCGATGTCCCCAGCGAAGTGACACTCATTCCGTCCCTCGAGCGGCCGAGAGATCCGGTTAG